GCCGTAGAGGCCAAAACAGCATGGATCCGTATAGCGCAGGCAGCCATTGATGGCGGTGACGATCCCGACCGGAATGGCCGCCGCTTCAAGAATGGGGCCCTGTTCTATGTGCAGTTCCACATAGCCGGCCACGGTGTCGCGGGTCAGATACGCCTTGCCGGCGCGAACGCCATCAGGGTCAAAGCCCGCCGCCGCCATGTGATCGGCCAGGGTGCGGCGGGTATCGCTGCGCCGGTCAGTATCCAGTGCCGCCGCCGGGAACAGGCCGAGCGCCGTGCGACTGCCGATATAAGGCCCCTCGAACCAGGCGGATTCCTCGCCGCGCAGGCCGGCAACGATCAGGCTGCGCGGCGGCCGCCGGCCGGCCTGGATGAAGCCGGCGGCGATGACCAGACCGGCAATGACTCCGGCCGCGCCATCGTAATTGCCGCCGTCCGGGACCGAGTCCAGATGGCTGCCGACAACCATGGCGGGCAGGTCCGGCGAATCGCCGGCCAGGGTCAGAAAGAGATTGCCGGCGCTGTCCACGGCCGAAGCCAGTCCCAATGACTCGCCTGTCTGGCGAATCAAGTCATGGGCATATTGCTCGCCTTCGCCATAGGTGGCGCGACAGATACCGCGACCAACCTTGGTATTGCGCTCCAGGTCATCGAACAGCCGTTCGGCCAGGGCGATATCGGGTTCCACCATTGGGCCTTCCAGTGTGTAAGTGGTGCGGCGGCTATGTGGCTGTCCTGTCGGGCAACCAGGTTTCCTGAACATGCAGCCAGACGACGCCATGGCGGGCCTTGGGATCTGCTGCAAACAGGGCAGAAGACAGGCGGGCGGTAGTGCGGCCGGCGGCTTCCTGCCATTCCTCATAGGTCATCAAAATCAGCCCGTCGCCGACGATGCGACCATGGGCATTGTCAATCCAGATTCGCAAACCCACGCCCTGTGCCGCGCCATGGGCGCCGCGCAGCCAGTGATGAAGAGCCTGGCGCGGACGCAGGGTGCCGTCGGGCGCGATATGGCTGAAGCCGGGACCGGATACCGCCTCAAACTCGGCAAAGCGGTCGGTGGTGTTGTCCGCCGCCCCGCTCAGCCAGTCCTGAAAAAAAAGATGCAGGGCATGGATTTCGCGGGTGCACTGTTCAATTTGCGCTTCGGTCATGAGACGATTTCCCCAGAAACAGGGACGAGTCTAGTCGCCGGCCCGCAGCCTGCCAATCAGTCACCGCGGACAGCGTCGGTGCACACGCACCACTAACACGGATGAGGTGAGGGAATGTCATTTCTCGATGTGGTCTTCTGGGAGCCCCGCGCGGGCGAGGAGAAAGAACACGACGCCATGATGGACCGCTGGTTTGCCTTCGTGCAGGAACACCATGACGAGCTGTTCCCGGAGTGGCTCAGTGTGCGCTTCTACAAGGATGTTGACCGCGACAGCGGCAAGCACACCGGCCGCTTCGTCATTCTGTTCGAGTATGACAGCCACGAGGGATTCCT
Above is a window of Alphaproteobacteria bacterium DNA encoding:
- a CDS encoding hydantoinase/carbamoylase family amidase, whose amino-acid sequence is MVEPDIALAERLFDDLERNTKVGRGICRATYGEGEQYAHDLIRQTGESLGLASAVDSAGNLFLTLAGDSPDLPAMVVGSHLDSVPDGGNYDGAAGVIAGLVIAAGFIQAGRRPPRSLIVAGLRGEESAWFEGPYIGSRTALGLFPAAALDTDRRSDTRRTLADHMAAAGFDPDGVRAGKAYLTRDTVAGYVELHIEQGPILEAAAIPVGIVTAINGCLRYTDPCCFGLYGHSGVQPRELRHDAVHAVIDLGARFYGCWDEMLAAGHEVRLSMGVLGTDPAAASPSKVAGECRFSLDVRTPSLDTMKEMERRIAGWTREIADARGVRFDRLVGSYSFPAPMDSALRDGLQAAADALDVSTMSLSSGAGHDAAVFAQAGIPSAMVFVRNAHGSHNPDEAMAIEDFAAGVRVMAHALDNGLAAMA
- a CDS encoding DUF4440 domain-containing protein codes for the protein MTEAQIEQCTREIHALHLFFQDWLSGAADNTTDRFAEFEAVSGPGFSHIAPDGTLRPRQALHHWLRGAHGAAQGVGLRIWIDNAHGRIVGDGLILMTYEEWQEAAGRTTARLSSALFAADPKARHGVVWLHVQETWLPDRTAT